Proteins found in one Herpetosiphonaceae bacterium genomic segment:
- a CDS encoding HNH endonuclease, whose amino-acid sequence MDSVPQKSCITCKELKPLSDFPTRRDSPDGYRNQCHVCRKLARYNTTPGFLGPGDTKTCALCKKVKPVDQFWTSKVQRSGFTTRCKECGQAAARDWKRRNKDKIRAYEQANREYLLKLRRDWVERNRSRYLALRRKAAKTPYWKAYNRNKQALRRTLSRQGDVTPEKLQALLDSQHRCYYCHKPFTSRRKKTIDHVIPIVKGGEHVLSNLVVACQSCNSIKHDKIQTLL is encoded by the coding sequence GTGGACAGTGTACCGCAAAAGTCTTGCATTACGTGCAAGGAGTTGAAACCGCTAAGCGATTTTCCTACACGGCGCGATAGCCCCGATGGATATCGAAATCAATGTCATGTGTGTCGCAAATTGGCGCGCTATAACACAACGCCCGGATTTCTCGGTCCTGGTGATACCAAGACTTGTGCATTGTGCAAAAAGGTTAAACCTGTTGACCAATTTTGGACGAGCAAGGTGCAGCGCTCAGGATTTACAACACGGTGCAAGGAGTGTGGACAGGCGGCGGCGCGCGACTGGAAGCGTCGTAACAAAGACAAGATCCGAGCGTATGAGCAAGCAAATCGAGAGTATTTGCTGAAGTTGCGCCGCGATTGGGTCGAACGCAATCGATCACGGTACTTAGCCCTGCGGCGTAAGGCCGCAAAAACACCATATTGGAAAGCTTATAATCGCAACAAACAAGCCTTACGCCGCACACTCAGCCGACAGGGAGATGTAACTCCTGAGAAATTACAAGCCCTTTTAGACTCACAACACCGATGCTATTACTGCCATAAACCTTTTACGAGTCGCCGCAAAAAGACGATTGATCACGTTATTCCAATTGTCAAAGGTGGGGAGCACGTTCTGAGTAATCTTGTCGTGGCTTGTCAGTCCTGCAACTCGATCAAGCACGACAAGATTCAAACTCTTCTCTAA
- a CDS encoding phage major capsid protein codes for MGWKDTLAAADTAIKASNLDEAEKLLRQAELEKKAESMGQPETKSVDTSARLPFGDASAEPAPESTDTIAVKSWFAQKYGAVDTGVQQVATELYGRDYRHVAWAKAADFVRYIRTGQADPKLHRTLLYSPEQILEAVASGRTVAELKATQIESQDTLGGYLVPEDVRDRIVKRLVGMTIMREVAEKITTTRDRVTFPVALGGDDRYTTSVRATWVDESPTSSQAETNATFGQVTIPVHTLMAHTPVSKNLLEDSAGANAIVPFLERAFAEAIAIVEDEAFLIGDGVAKPQGVLNGNSTGGPFTYAYGAVQVVNSGGATSLTGDAFRNVPYAIASQYRQQGGIWAMARGSVRVVKTLKDGSGAYLWADRNQQLQNGQPTKLEGYDIKESEALASPTTASGTAYTANVYPVLFICRGAYLIVDRVGMDVQRYDDATTARTNSIVVVARYRVGGQVIDPWRIATMKVSA; via the coding sequence AAAAAGGCCGAGTCGATGGGGCAGCCCGAGACCAAGAGCGTGGACACGTCGGCGCGGCTGCCGTTTGGCGACGCCAGCGCTGAGCCCGCGCCGGAGAGCACCGATACCATCGCCGTTAAGTCCTGGTTCGCGCAGAAGTACGGCGCGGTGGACACGGGCGTCCAGCAGGTGGCGACCGAGCTGTACGGTCGCGACTACCGACATGTCGCGTGGGCTAAGGCTGCCGACTTTGTGCGCTACATCCGCACGGGTCAGGCCGATCCGAAGCTGCATCGCACGCTGCTGTACAGCCCGGAGCAGATCTTAGAGGCCGTCGCCAGCGGGCGCACCGTCGCCGAACTCAAGGCCACGCAGATCGAGAGTCAGGACACGCTGGGCGGCTACCTCGTACCCGAAGATGTGCGCGACCGGATCGTGAAGCGCCTGGTGGGCATGACCATCATGCGCGAGGTGGCTGAGAAGATCACCACGACGCGTGACCGCGTGACGTTCCCCGTCGCGCTCGGCGGCGACGATCGCTACACGACTAGCGTCCGCGCGACCTGGGTGGACGAGTCGCCGACCAGCAGCCAGGCCGAGACCAACGCGACGTTCGGCCAGGTGACGATCCCGGTGCATACGCTGATGGCACACACGCCGGTCAGCAAAAACCTGCTCGAAGACAGCGCGGGCGCGAATGCGATCGTGCCGTTCTTGGAGCGGGCCTTTGCGGAAGCGATCGCGATCGTCGAGGACGAGGCGTTCCTGATCGGCGATGGCGTCGCCAAGCCGCAGGGCGTCCTGAACGGCAATAGCACGGGCGGCCCATTCACCTACGCCTATGGCGCGGTGCAGGTGGTCAACAGCGGCGGCGCAACCTCGCTGACCGGCGATGCGTTCCGCAACGTGCCCTACGCGATCGCCAGCCAGTACCGCCAGCAGGGCGGCATCTGGGCGATGGCGCGCGGCTCGGTGCGCGTCGTGAAGACGCTCAAGGACGGCTCGGGCGCGTATCTGTGGGCCGATCGCAACCAGCAGCTCCAGAACGGCCAGCCGACCAAGCTGGAAGGCTACGACATCAAAGAGTCGGAGGCGCTGGCCTCGCCGACGACCGCCAGCGGCACGGCCTACACCGCCAACGTGTACCCGGTCCTGTTCATCTGTCGCGGCGCGTACCTGATCGTCGATCGGGTGGGCATGGACGTGCAGCGCTACGACGATGCCACGACCGCGCGCACGAATAGCATTGTCGTCGTCGCGCGCTACCGCGTCGGTGGCCAGGTGATCGATCCGTGGCGGATTGCCACGATGAAAGTTTCGGCCTGA